In Rhodobacter sp. 24-YEA-8, the following are encoded in one genomic region:
- a CDS encoding aspartate aminotransferase family protein, with amino-acid sequence MTTAPHRKLEKSNTHFKKALTKLPLGVASTFRYWGDERTIYVHHGKGGRTWDIDGNNYVDYRLGYGPAILGYADDRVDAAARRGMEVGGVFALSTERELAVAERISKMVPAAELVRFSNSGTEAVMSALRLGRAYTGRESYLLVEGGYHGLFDAAMWMANMDEWDAKSNSDPEVVPYGQGIPNTVKQLAHLVPMNDMQRLEDTFRRHGDDMAAMLIEPIQGNCCGISARKDYVQLARRLCDQYGVLLIIDEVKTGFRVGKGGIQGILGVKPDITTFAKAVGNGYPISLVAGREDIMRTFRYGGASHGGTYTAHSVSLAAAEETLRILDETPALETLATYGSRLKDGISEILSARDITHSFSGHPSMFGIFFAPEPPDNYRAWKTSDYSFYDRMAWYLHDLNIIVEPDSREPWFMCEAHGLDESCYTDTIRAVETAVDLTLRDQAEGKLDAAE; translated from the coding sequence ATGACCACCGCGCCGCACCGCAAGCTGGAAAAGTCGAACACCCATTTCAAAAAGGCGCTGACGAAGCTGCCGCTGGGTGTGGCCTCGACCTTCCGATACTGGGGTGACGAGCGGACAATCTATGTCCATCACGGCAAAGGTGGCCGGACCTGGGATATCGACGGCAATAATTACGTCGATTACCGGCTGGGCTACGGTCCGGCGATCCTCGGCTATGCAGACGACCGGGTCGATGCCGCCGCCCGCCGCGGGATGGAGGTCGGCGGCGTCTTTGCCCTCTCGACCGAGCGCGAGCTTGCCGTGGCCGAACGCATCTCGAAAATGGTCCCGGCGGCAGAGCTGGTGCGGTTTTCCAATTCCGGCACCGAGGCGGTGATGTCGGCTTTGCGGCTGGGGCGCGCCTATACGGGGCGCGAGAGCTATCTGCTGGTCGAGGGCGGCTATCACGGGTTGTTCGATGCCGCCATGTGGATGGCGAATATGGATGAATGGGACGCGAAATCGAACAGCGACCCGGAGGTGGTGCCCTATGGTCAGGGCATCCCGAACACCGTCAAACAGCTCGCCCATCTGGTGCCGATGAACGATATGCAGCGGCTGGAGGACACCTTTCGCCGCCATGGCGACGATATGGCCGCGATGCTGATCGAGCCGATTCAAGGGAATTGCTGCGGCATTTCGGCCCGCAAGGATTACGTGCAGCTGGCCCGCAGACTCTGCGACCAATATGGTGTTCTGCTGATCATCGACGAGGTGAAGACCGGCTTTCGTGTGGGCAAGGGTGGCATCCAGGGCATCCTCGGCGTGAAGCCCGATATCACCACCTTCGCGAAAGCCGTCGGCAATGGCTACCCGATCTCGCTGGTCGCAGGCCGCGAGGATATCATGCGCACCTTCCGCTATGGCGGCGCATCGCATGGTGGCACCTATACCGCCCATTCCGTCAGCCTCGCCGCCGCCGAGGAAACGCTGCGCATCCTCGACGAGACCCCCGCGCTTGAGACGCTGGCGACTTACGGCAGCCGGCTGAAGGATGGCATCTCCGAGATCCTTTCGGCGCGCGACATCACGCATAGTTTCTCGGGCCATCCGTCGATGTTCGGCATCTTCTTCGCGCCCGAGCCGCCGGACAATTACCGTGCCTGGAAGACCTCGGATTATTCGTTCTACGACCGGATGGCCTGGTATCTGCACGATCTGAACATCATCGTTGAACCGGACAGCCGCGAGCCCTGGTTCATGTGTGAGGCGCATGGGCTGGATGAAAGCTGCTATACCGACACCATCCGCGCGGTCGAAACAGCGGTCGATCTGACGCTTCGGGACCAGGCCGAAGGCAAGCTGGACGCCGCCGAATGA
- the clpB gene encoding ATP-dependent chaperone ClpB, producing MNIEKFTERSRGFIQAAQTIAMRESHQRVLPDHLLKALMDDDQGLASNLIRRAGGAPERVNEAVNAAIAKLPKVTGGDGQTYIDPQLVRVLDEAEEVAKKAGDSFVPVERMLTALALVNTRAKDALTAGAVTAQGLNAAINDIRKGRTADSASSEDTMEALKKYARDLTEAAAQGKIDPIIGRDDEIRRAMQVLSRRTKNNPVLIGEPGVGKTAIAEGLALRIIDGDVPESLRNKKLMALDMGALIAGAKYRGEFEERLKAILKEIEAAAGEIILFIDELHVLVGAGKSDGAMDAANLIKPALARGELHCVGATTLDEYRKYIEKDAALARRFQPVLVKEPTVEDTISILRGIKEKYELHHGVKITDSALVAAAQLSHRYITDRFLPDKAIDLVDEASARLRMEVDSKPEELDALDRQILQLTIEAEALKKEEDVASKDRLDKLELELANLKDHSAELTAKWQAERDNLNKARDLKEQLDRARAELDQAKRESNFAKAGELQYGTIPELEKQLGEAEGREGEALVSESVRPEQIAEVVERWTGIPTSKMLEGEKEKLLKMEEELGKRVIGQRQAVEAVSKAVRRARAGLSDENKPLGSFLFLGPTGVGKTELTKALAEYLFDDDNAMVRIDMSEFMEKHSVARLIGAPPGYVGYDEGGVLTEAVRRRPYQVVLFDEVEKAHPDVFNVLLQVLDDGRLTDGQGRVVDFKQTLIILTSNLGARALSELPDGADTTRAKAEVMEAVRAHFRPEFLNRLDEMIIFDRLGRADMSGIVSIQLKRLEKRLADRKITLELDDKARKWLAEEGYDPVFGARPLKRVIQRQLQDPLAEMLLGGEILDGSAVAVTAGDEGLQVGDRVVASHRTRPSEAQVH from the coding sequence ATGAACATTGAAAAGTTCACGGAACGGTCGCGCGGCTTCATCCAGGCCGCCCAGACCATTGCGATGCGGGAAAGCCACCAGCGTGTGCTGCCCGATCACCTGTTGAAAGCCCTGATGGATGATGACCAGGGCCTTGCATCCAATCTGATCCGCCGTGCCGGTGGCGCGCCTGAGCGCGTCAATGAGGCGGTGAATGCCGCCATCGCGAAGTTGCCGAAAGTGACCGGCGGCGACGGCCAGACCTATATCGACCCGCAACTTGTCCGCGTGCTGGACGAGGCGGAAGAGGTTGCCAAAAAGGCGGGCGACAGTTTCGTGCCGGTCGAACGGATGCTGACCGCGCTTGCGCTGGTGAACACCCGCGCGAAAGATGCGCTGACGGCCGGTGCCGTGACGGCGCAGGGTCTGAACGCTGCGATCAATGATATTCGCAAGGGCCGGACGGCTGACAGTGCCTCGTCGGAAGATACGATGGAGGCGCTGAAGAAATATGCCCGGGATCTGACCGAAGCCGCAGCCCAGGGAAAGATCGATCCGATCATCGGTCGCGATGACGAGATCCGCCGCGCCATGCAGGTGCTGTCGCGCCGCACCAAAAACAACCCGGTGCTGATCGGGGAGCCCGGTGTCGGTAAGACCGCCATCGCCGAGGGCCTCGCTTTGCGCATCATCGACGGCGATGTGCCCGAATCCCTGCGCAACAAAAAGCTGATGGCGCTGGATATGGGGGCGCTGATCGCCGGCGCGAAATATCGCGGTGAATTTGAGGAGCGGCTGAAAGCCATCCTGAAAGAGATCGAAGCCGCCGCCGGTGAGATCATCCTTTTTATCGACGAGCTGCATGTGCTTGTTGGTGCCGGTAAATCTGACGGCGCGATGGATGCTGCCAACCTGATCAAGCCTGCGCTTGCCCGGGGTGAGCTGCATTGCGTCGGCGCGACCACGCTTGATGAATACCGCAAATATATCGAGAAAGACGCGGCGCTGGCCCGGCGCTTCCAGCCGGTGCTGGTGAAAGAGCCGACGGTCGAGGATACGATCTCGATCCTGCGCGGCATCAAGGAGAAATACGAGCTCCATCACGGGGTGAAGATCACCGACTCGGCTCTGGTGGCGGCGGCCCAGCTGTCGCATCGCTATATCACCGACCGTTTCCTGCCGGATAAGGCGATCGACCTTGTCGATGAGGCATCGGCGCGGCTGCGGATGGAAGTCGACAGCAAGCCCGAGGAACTCGATGCGCTGGATCGTCAGATCCTGCAGCTGACCATCGAGGCCGAGGCGCTGAAGAAAGAAGAGGATGTGGCGTCGAAAGACCGGCTGGACAAGCTGGAGCTGGAACTTGCCAATCTGAAAGACCATTCCGCCGAGCTGACTGCCAAATGGCAGGCCGAGCGCGACAATCTGAACAAGGCCCGCGATCTCAAGGAACAGCTTGACCGCGCCCGGGCCGAGCTTGACCAGGCCAAGCGCGAAAGCAATTTCGCCAAAGCCGGCGAGCTGCAATATGGCACCATCCCCGAGCTGGAAAAGCAGCTTGGCGAGGCGGAAGGCCGGGAAGGCGAGGCTCTGGTTTCAGAATCGGTGCGCCCCGAGCAGATCGCCGAAGTGGTCGAGCGCTGGACCGGCATCCCGACCTCGAAAATGCTCGAGGGCGAGAAAGAGAAACTCCTGAAGATGGAAGAGGAGCTCGGGAAACGGGTGATCGGCCAGCGACAGGCGGTGGAAGCTGTCTCGAAAGCCGTGCGCCGTGCACGGGCGGGGCTGTCGGATGAGAATAAGCCTTTGGGCTCGTTCCTGTTCCTTGGCCCGACCGGCGTGGGCAAAACCGAGCTGACCAAGGCGCTCGCCGAATATCTCTTTGACGATGACAATGCGATGGTCCGCATCGATATGTCTGAATTCATGGAGAAGCATTCGGTCGCGCGGCTGATCGGCGCCCCTCCGGGCTATGTCGGTTATGACGAGGGCGGTGTGCTGACCGAAGCCGTGCGGCGCCGGCCCTATCAGGTTGTCCTGTTCGACGAGGTCGAGAAGGCGCATCCGGATGTGTTCAACGTGCTGTTGCAGGTGCTCGATGACGGGCGGCTGACCGATGGTCAGGGGCGTGTGGTCGATTTCAAACAGACGCTGATCATCCTGACCTCGAACCTTGGGGCGCGGGCTTTGTCGGAACTGCCAGATGGCGCGGATACGACCCGGGCGAAGGCCGAGGTGATGGAGGCGGTCAGGGCGCATTTCCGGCCGGAATTCCTGAACCGTCTGGATGAGATGATCATCTTTGACCGCCTGGGCCGTGCCGATATGTCCGGCATCGTCTCGATCCAGCTGAAACGGCTGGAGAAACGCCTGGCCGATCGCAAGATCACGCTGGAGCTGGACGACAAGGCGCGGAAATGGCTGGCCGAGGAAGGCTATGACCCGGTCTTTGGTGCCCGCCCGCTGAAACGGGTGATCCAGCGGCAGCTGCAGGATCCACTGGCCGAGATGCTTTTGGGCGGCGAGATCCTTGACGGCTCGGCGGTGGCAGTGACCGCAGGGGATGAAGGCCTGCAGGTGGGCGACCGCGTGGTTGCCTCGCATCGCACCCGCCCGAGTGAGGCGCAGGTTCACTGA
- the pyrF gene encoding orotidine-5'-phosphate decarboxylase, with translation MDDRLIVAMDVPNVVAGLALADRLGEAVDFYKIGLGMLTGGGLALALELKNERDKRVFLDLKLFDIGQTIENAVKGIAGLGLDFLTVHGDPQVVRAAAEGKSGSDLKILAVTVLTSLDRADLDANMILSGDIHDITVERAARALAAGADGVIASPQEAARIRALPEAVGKLIVTPGVRPAGAATGDQKRIATPAAAIRDGADHIVVGRPIWASADPAAAARAIIAELP, from the coding sequence ATGGATGACCGCCTGATCGTCGCGATGGATGTGCCGAATGTGGTGGCGGGCCTCGCGCTGGCCGACCGGCTGGGCGAGGCGGTCGATTTCTACAAGATCGGGCTTGGAATGCTGACCGGCGGCGGCCTGGCGCTTGCGCTGGAACTGAAGAACGAGCGCGACAAGCGGGTATTCCTCGACCTCAAGCTTTTTGACATCGGCCAGACCATCGAGAATGCGGTGAAGGGGATTGCCGGGCTTGGCCTCGATTTCCTCACCGTGCATGGCGACCCGCAGGTGGTGCGGGCGGCAGCGGAAGGCAAATCAGGAAGCGATCTGAAGATCCTTGCGGTGACGGTGCTGACCTCGCTCGACCGGGCCGATCTGGATGCGAATATGATCCTGTCCGGCGATATCCATGACATCACTGTCGAACGGGCGGCGCGGGCGCTCGCCGCCGGCGCCGATGGCGTCATCGCCAGCCCGCAGGAGGCGGCGCGGATCCGTGCGCTGCCCGAGGCCGTTGGCAAGCTGATTGTCACCCCCGGCGTGCGTCCGGCAGGGGCTGCGACCGGCGATCAGAAGCGGATCGCCACGCCCGCCGCCGCGATCCGCGACGGTGCCGATCATATCGTGGTGGGTCGCCCGATCTGGGCCAGTGCCGATCCGGCAGCAGCGGCCCGTGCGATCATTGCGGAACTGCCCTGA
- a CDS encoding NAD(P)/FAD-dependent oxidoreductase, whose protein sequence is MSYDALILGAGHNGLVTACYLARAGMKVLVIEKNDWVGGAAVSRELTPGFAYSNCSYVASLFRPEIMRDLELPRHGLQILPYEGGAVFQEGGGYLGMFRDHDANRREFARHAPRDAEAYDTYSRDVLRYCRFIRPMLLRTPPDPARFRPRDIGELIFIGKQVSGLSERQIAEMVRFWTMSISDYLDHYFESPVIKAYLAVSAIIGTALGPMSPGSAYVLLHHYMGDVDGNIGAWGFARGGMGSITKALSSSLQASGGEIRTGAPVAQVLVKNGRSVGVVLENGDEIRAKRVISNMDVKRTMLKHVAEAELPGDYVASVKKFKTRGSSGKLNIALDGVPKFAALPEGSPAIKGDLHFTDSIEKMERAYDDWKAGHFSRDPFQDVMIPTMIDPTMTPPGKHFMSCFVQYAPPKIGGLAEGGRDWTDADRDAFGEACLNQIERYAPGFRNLVRHVEIRTPRELEAEVGLTEGNIFQGELTFDQLLFNRPVPGYANYRTPVRDLWICGSSTHPGGGVMGAPGRNAAAEILRDAKLSPKDMSDAWPVL, encoded by the coding sequence ATGAGCTACGATGCTCTTATCCTCGGCGCGGGGCATAACGGGCTTGTCACCGCCTGCTACCTCGCCCGTGCCGGGATGAAGGTGCTGGTGATCGAGAAAAACGACTGGGTTGGCGGGGCCGCCGTGTCGCGGGAACTGACCCCCGGCTTCGCCTATTCCAACTGCTCATATGTCGCCTCGCTGTTCCGCCCCGAGATCATGCGCGACTTGGAGCTGCCGCGCCACGGCTTGCAGATCCTGCCCTATGAGGGCGGCGCCGTGTTCCAGGAGGGCGGCGGCTATCTCGGCATGTTTCGCGACCATGATGCGAACCGCCGCGAATTTGCCCGCCACGCGCCCCGCGATGCCGAAGCCTATGACACCTATTCCCGCGATGTGCTGCGCTATTGCCGTTTCATCCGCCCGATGCTTTTGCGCACGCCGCCCGATCCGGCGCGGTTCCGCCCGCGTGACATCGGCGAGCTGATATTCATCGGCAAACAGGTCTCGGGCCTGTCGGAACGCCAGATCGCTGAAATGGTCCGTTTCTGGACCATGTCGATCTCTGACTATCTCGACCACTATTTTGAAAGCCCGGTGATCAAGGCCTATCTCGCGGTTTCCGCAATCATCGGCACCGCGCTTGGGCCGATGTCGCCCGGATCGGCCTATGTTCTGCTGCACCATTACATGGGCGATGTGGATGGCAATATCGGCGCCTGGGGCTTTGCGCGCGGCGGTATGGGGTCAATCACCAAAGCACTGTCCTCATCGCTGCAGGCCTCGGGCGGCGAGATCCGCACCGGCGCTCCGGTCGCCCAGGTGCTGGTGAAAAACGGGCGCTCCGTCGGTGTCGTGCTGGAAAACGGCGACGAGATCCGGGCAAAGCGCGTGATTTCGAACATGGATGTCAAACGCACCATGCTGAAACATGTCGCCGAGGCCGAGCTTCCCGGCGACTATGTGGCGTCAGTGAAGAAGTTCAAAACGCGTGGCTCCTCGGGCAAGCTGAACATCGCGCTGGATGGGGTGCCGAAATTCGCCGCCCTGCCCGAGGGATCACCCGCGATCAAAGGCGATCTGCATTTCACCGATTCCATCGAAAAGATGGAGCGCGCCTATGACGACTGGAAGGCGGGTCACTTCAGCCGCGATCCGTTCCAGGATGTGATGATCCCCACCATGATTGATCCGACCATGACGCCGCCGGGCAAGCATTTCATGTCCTGTTTCGTGCAATATGCGCCGCCAAAGATCGGGGGCCTGGCAGAGGGGGGCCGCGACTGGACCGACGCTGACCGTGACGCTTTCGGCGAGGCCTGTCTGAACCAGATCGAACGCTACGCTCCGGGGTTCCGAAACCTCGTCCGTCATGTCGAGATCCGCACCCCGCGCGAGCTGGAGGCCGAGGTTGGTCTGACCGAGGGCAATATCTTCCAGGGGGAACTGACCTTCGACCAGCTTTTGTTCAACCGTCCGGTCCCCGGATATGCCAATTACCGAACGCCCGTTCGTGATCTGTGGATCTGCGGCTCTTCGACCCATCCCGGCGGCGGTGTGATGGGGGCGCCAGGCCGCAATGCGGCGGCGGAAATCCTGCGTGATGCGAAACTCTCACCAAAGGACATGAGCGATGCCTGGCCCGTCCTTTAG
- a CDS encoding TetR family transcriptional regulator, whose amino-acid sequence MAAIEQTDTPDSQPRKMPRDARRVQLIEATIETIARFGYSRTTMSEVARMAGLSHGLVNFHFQTKENLLSETLLYLSEEYRQNWTGAVEAAGAGAAEQLYAMLAADFRPEICTPGRLAAWCSFWGETSGRPLYQEKCGSNDEQYNHYLEALCRRMNEDHGYAVNPTRTARVLRVTTEGVWLDMMTMQSPYDSSEALATLMVCVAAFFPRHFGAEGLVRAVPQ is encoded by the coding sequence ATGGCCGCAATCGAGCAGACCGATACCCCTGATTCCCAGCCCCGCAAGATGCCGCGCGATGCCCGGCGCGTGCAGCTGATCGAGGCGACGATCGAGACCATCGCGCGTTTCGGCTATTCCAGGACGACGATGTCCGAGGTGGCGCGGATGGCCGGGCTGTCGCATGGGCTGGTGAATTTCCACTTCCAGACCAAGGAGAACCTGCTGTCGGAAACGCTGCTCTATCTGTCCGAGGAATACCGGCAGAACTGGACCGGGGCGGTCGAGGCAGCGGGGGCAGGCGCGGCAGAGCAGCTTTACGCGATGCTGGCCGCCGATTTCCGGCCCGAGATCTGCACGCCGGGGCGGCTGGCGGCCTGGTGTTCGTTCTGGGGCGAGACCTCGGGGAGGCCGCTTTACCAGGAGAAATGCGGGTCAAACGACGAGCAGTATAACCACTATCTGGAAGCGCTTTGCCGCCGGATGAATGAAGATCACGGCTATGCGGTCAATCCGACCCGCACGGCGCGGGTTCTCAGGGTCACGACCGAGGGCGTCTGGCTCGATATGATGACGATGCAGTCACCTTATGATTCAAGCGAGGCGCTGGCGACGCTGATGGTCTGCGTCGCCGCATTCTTCCCCCGCCATTTTGGCGCGGAGGGTCTGGTCAGGGCAGTTCCGCAATGA
- a CDS encoding NAD(P)/FAD-dependent oxidoreductase: MPGPSFSRTSSDVIVIGAGPNGLACAHRLASKGRKVTLIEADAEPGGGIRALPDLAPGLTPSLAHLVWQLDPRVEAAMDLTRHGLSWEATDIPTTVIGREGNLVIRGALTDGPDAAAWKALHQRLMSFAAALEPFRRMAPPRLQAGGNSWGRLAKNLIGIRALGTKDFRELLRVILINAHDVAQDELSDPRLRAALCFDAVLGAWAGPRSPNTLILLLDRLAGEITGRKGALGLPKGGMPALAQAMTNAATAAGVSLRSNSRVSRITVADDRVTGVALASGETLVAPVVISAIGPKATILSLAGPEHFDTGLVTALRHQKSRGGTAKLHLALSARPDFQGADLRSRLLLAADEHEVETAFNPVKYGEVPDRPVMEIVIPTAFSGGTGPHLLSANVQFAPHAPRAGEDAAREAMLKACLARLEEASPGISALITRAGILMPYDIERQFGMAGGNWHHGELAVEQMLFNRPIAPLSRYATPLKGLWLTGAGTHPGGMSGAVGWNAADAVLEART; the protein is encoded by the coding sequence ATGCCTGGCCCGTCCTTTAGTCGCACTTCCTCTGATGTGATCGTCATCGGGGCCGGGCCGAATGGCCTCGCCTGCGCCCACCGCCTGGCCTCGAAAGGCCGCAAGGTGACGCTGATCGAGGCCGATGCCGAGCCCGGCGGCGGTATCCGTGCGCTGCCGGATCTGGCTCCCGGCCTGACGCCCTCGCTCGCGCATCTCGTCTGGCAGCTCGACCCGCGCGTCGAGGCGGCGATGGACCTGACCCGCCACGGGCTCAGCTGGGAGGCGACAGATATCCCGACCACGGTGATCGGGCGCGAGGGAAATCTGGTGATCCGGGGCGCGCTGACCGATGGCCCGGATGCCGCCGCCTGGAAGGCGCTACACCAGCGTCTGATGTCCTTTGCGGCGGCGCTGGAACCCTTCCGGCGCATGGCCCCGCCACGCCTGCAGGCGGGCGGCAATTCCTGGGGCAGGCTTGCGAAGAACCTGATCGGTATCCGCGCGCTTGGTACGAAGGATTTTCGCGAATTGCTGCGGGTCATCCTGATCAACGCCCATGATGTGGCGCAGGATGAACTGTCTGACCCCCGGTTGCGCGCCGCCCTGTGTTTCGATGCCGTGCTGGGCGCCTGGGCGGGCCCGCGCTCTCCCAATACGCTGATTTTGCTTCTGGACCGGCTGGCCGGAGAAATCACAGGACGCAAGGGTGCACTCGGGCTGCCCAAAGGTGGCATGCCCGCGCTGGCCCAGGCCATGACAAATGCTGCGACCGCAGCAGGTGTTTCGCTGCGCAGCAATTCCCGCGTCAGCCGAATCACCGTCGCCGATGACCGCGTCACAGGCGTCGCCCTGGCGAGCGGCGAAACCCTCGTCGCGCCGGTGGTGATCTCGGCGATCGGGCCAAAGGCAACGATCCTGTCCCTGGCTGGCCCGGAGCATTTCGACACCGGCCTTGTCACCGCTTTGCGCCATCAGAAATCGCGGGGCGGCACTGCAAAACTGCATCTCGCACTTTCCGCCCGCCCGGATTTTCAGGGTGCCGACCTGCGTTCCCGCCTGCTGCTGGCCGCAGATGAGCATGAGGTTGAAACCGCCTTCAACCCGGTCAAATATGGCGAGGTGCCTGACCGCCCGGTGATGGAAATCGTGATCCCCACGGCATTTTCCGGCGGCACTGGTCCGCATCTTCTGTCGGCCAATGTGCAATTCGCACCCCATGCGCCAAGGGCGGGCGAAGACGCGGCGCGTGAGGCGATGCTCAAAGCCTGCCTCGCGCGCCTGGAGGAGGCGTCGCCGGGGATCAGCGCACTGATCACCCGCGCCGGGATCCTGATGCCCTATGATATCGAACGACAGTTCGGCATGGCGGGGGGCAACTGGCATCATGGCGAGCTGGCGGTTGAACAGATGCTCTTCAACCGCCCTATCGCGCCGCTGTCGCGCTATGCAACACCGCTGAAAGGGCTCTGGCTTACCGGCGCAGGAACCCATCCGGGCGGCATGTCGGGCGCCGTCGGCTGGAACGCGGCTGACGCAGTACTGGAGGCGAGAACATGA
- a CDS encoding TolB family protein has translation MISVLETVTPDGQVTEVLRHQGREGQERLEAPNWSPDGLTGGTWFLVNAGGRLWRVPAQAPRLEPISTGIAGRCNNDHGFTRDGRILFGSHYEAEGAQIYAVPVAGIGASQAPEKVSCATPSWWHGLSPDGLTMTYPAARGEKRQIDIYRRALAGGPETRLTEAAGHNDGPDFSHDGARIYWNSDRTGHAQIWVMAADGGDQRQLFRDDRVNWFPHPSPCGRWLCWLSYPPGTEGHPADLPVRLMISDAGGGDRRVLREITGGQGTINVPSWAPDGSAFAYIRYEP, from the coding sequence GTGATCTCGGTTCTGGAAACCGTCACCCCTGACGGACAGGTGACGGAGGTGCTGCGCCATCAGGGCCGTGAGGGTCAGGAGCGTCTGGAGGCGCCCAACTGGTCACCCGATGGGTTAACTGGCGGAACCTGGTTTCTGGTCAATGCCGGGGGGCGTCTCTGGCGTGTGCCTGCGCAGGCGCCGCGGCTGGAACCGATCAGCACCGGGATTGCAGGGCGCTGCAACAATGATCACGGGTTTACCCGCGATGGCCGGATCCTGTTTGGCAGCCATTACGAGGCCGAAGGCGCACAGATCTATGCGGTGCCGGTGGCCGGGATCGGTGCCAGTCAGGCGCCGGAGAAAGTGTCCTGCGCGACCCCGAGCTGGTGGCACGGGCTTTCTCCCGATGGTCTGACCATGACCTATCCGGCGGCGCGGGGCGAAAAGCGGCAGATCGACATATATCGCCGCGCGCTGGCAGGCGGGCCCGAGACCCGGCTGACCGAAGCCGCAGGCCATAATGACGGGCCGGATTTCAGCCATGACGGAGCGCGGATTTACTGGAACAGCGACCGCACAGGCCATGCGCAGATCTGGGTGATGGCGGCGGATGGCGGCGATCAGCGCCAGCTTTTCCGGGATGACCGGGTGAACTGGTTTCCGCATCCCTCGCCCTGTGGGCGCTGGCTGTGCTGGCTGTCATATCCGCCCGGGACCGAAGGTCATCCGGCCGATCTGCCGGTGCGGCTGATGATTTCTGACGCAGGTGGCGGGGATCGTCGGGTCCTGCGTGAAATCACCGGGGGCCAGGGGACGATCAATGTGCCATCCTGGGCGCCGGATGGCAGCGCCTTTGCCTATATCCGCTACGAGCCCTGA
- a CDS encoding aminomethyltransferase family protein, with translation MSALSHFTTPLAQTPFHPRTKAANRLQGWAPWAGYMAATCFGDSTMEHTAIRNAATLYDISPMVKYRITGADAVAYLNRLTLRDVGRLAVGQIHYTAWSDDLGRVMDDGTVFRLGPDDFRLCCQERHLPWLLDSAWGLDVRLRDETEDLAALALQGPVSATVLAQAGFDIQALKPFRLAIFPFRSGEVMISRTGFTGDLGYELWISPDLALPLWDHLMQAGALYGLMPVGSEAVMLARLEAGFITTGMDFVPVQHAVREDRARSPFEIGLDWMIAWDKGHFTGRRALMAERDGKSSKWALVGLDIPGNVSAEGAILYFDKRREAGFITAACWSPTLKRNIAIAQVEARHASCDQLWVEIYALRELQYQKLMLPVTKTTRPFFAPERRRTTPPGRF, from the coding sequence ATGAGCGCATTGAGCCATTTCACCACCCCCCTTGCTCAGACCCCGTTCCACCCGCGCACCAAAGCCGCGAACCGCCTGCAGGGCTGGGCGCCCTGGGCCGGGTACATGGCCGCCACCTGTTTCGGCGACAGCACGATGGAGCATACGGCGATCCGCAACGCGGCAACGCTTTATGACATCTCGCCCATGGTGAAATACCGCATCACAGGCGCGGATGCGGTGGCTTATCTCAACCGTCTGACGCTGCGCGATGTGGGGCGGCTGGCAGTGGGTCAGATCCATTACACGGCCTGGAGCGATGATCTGGGCAGGGTGATGGATGATGGCACCGTCTTTCGCCTTGGGCCGGATGATTTCCGGCTGTGCTGCCAGGAACGCCACCTGCCCTGGCTGCTCGACAGTGCCTGGGGGCTGGATGTGCGGCTCCGGGACGAGACCGAAGATCTCGCCGCGCTGGCGCTGCAGGGGCCGGTCTCGGCGACGGTTCTGGCTCAGGCGGGGTTTGACATCCAGGCGCTGAAACCCTTCCGGCTGGCGATTTTCCCGTTCCGATCCGGCGAGGTGATGATTTCGCGCACCGGATTTACCGGCGATCTGGGCTATGAACTCTGGATCAGCCCCGATCTCGCCCTGCCGCTCTGGGATCACCTGATGCAGGCAGGCGCGCTTTACGGGCTGATGCCGGTCGGGTCCGAGGCGGTGATGCTTGCGCGGCTTGAAGCCGGGTTCATCACGACCGGCATGGATTTTGTCCCTGTTCAGCATGCGGTGCGCGAAGACCGGGCGCGTTCGCCCTTCGAAATCGGTCTGGACTGGATGATCGCCTGGGATAAGGGGCATTTCACCGGGCGCCGCGCCCTGATGGCCGAGCGCGACGGCAAATCATCGAAATGGGCGCTGGTCGGGCTCGACATCCCCGGCAATGTCAGTGCCGAGGGCGCGATCCTCTACTTCGACAAGCGCCGCGAGGCGGGGTTCATCACCGCCGCCTGCTGGTCTCCGACATTAAAACGCAACATCGCCATCGCCCAGGTCGAGGCTCGCCATGCCAGCTGCGATCAGCTCTGGGTCGAAATCTACGCGCTGCGCGAGCTTCAATATCAAAAGCTTATGCTGCCGGTCACAAAAACCACCCGGCCGTTTTTCGCCCCCGAACGCCGCCGTACCACCCCGCCGGGGAGGTTCTGA